One window from the genome of Betaproteobacteria bacterium encodes:
- a CDS encoding arsenite methyltransferase, producing the protein MSSANEVKEVVRKRYGEAARQVRAGRASCCGTGEADSNCCDPITSNLYGADEAGAVPGDALKASLGCGNPTALAQLKTGETVLDLGSGGGIDVLLSARRVGPTGKAFGLDMTDDMLALAEENKRASGLANVHFLKGEIENIPLPDNSVDVIISNCVINLSGDKDKVLREAFRVLKPGGRFAVSDVVVRGEVPPAIRRNMELWVGCVAGALSDADYRGKLAAAGFGDIDLEVTRVYDGDDARAFLAAEGMDADAIAKEVAGKFVSAFVRAVKPASCCAPACCSR; encoded by the coding sequence ATGTCGAGTGCAAACGAAGTCAAGGAAGTCGTCAGGAAGCGGTATGGCGAGGCCGCTCGCCAGGTGCGGGCTGGCCGTGCCAGTTGCTGCGGCACCGGTGAGGCGGATTCGAATTGCTGCGATCCGATCACCTCCAACCTCTATGGCGCGGACGAGGCCGGCGCCGTGCCCGGCGACGCCTTGAAGGCCTCGCTGGGTTGCGGAAACCCCACCGCCCTCGCGCAGCTCAAGACCGGCGAAACCGTACTCGACCTGGGCTCGGGCGGCGGCATCGACGTGCTCCTGTCCGCGCGGCGCGTCGGCCCGACGGGCAAGGCGTTCGGCCTCGACATGACCGACGACATGCTCGCACTGGCCGAGGAGAACAAGCGCGCGAGCGGGCTCGCGAACGTGCATTTCCTGAAGGGCGAGATCGAGAACATCCCGCTGCCGGACAACTCCGTCGACGTGATCATCTCGAACTGCGTGATCAACCTTTCCGGCGACAAGGACAAGGTGCTGCGCGAGGCCTTCCGCGTGCTCAAGCCCGGCGGCCGGTTCGCTGTATCCGACGTCGTCGTGCGCGGCGAGGTGCCGCCGGCCATCCGCAGGAACATGGAGCTGTGGGTCGGATGCGTCGCCGGGGCGCTCTCGGACGCGGACTACCGGGGCAAGCTCGCCGCCGCCGGATTTGGCGACATCGATCTCGAGGTCACCCGCGTCTACGATGGCGACGACGCCCGGGCCTTTCTCGCGGCGGAAGGAATGGATGCGGACGCCATTGCGAAGGAGGTCGCCGGGAAGTTCGTCAGCGCCTTCGTCCGCGCGGTGAAGCCCGCATCCTGCTGCGCTCCGGCCTGCTGTTCCCGGTAG
- a CDS encoding winged helix-turn-helix transcriptional regulator — protein MEKKAALSALAGLSLGSRLDMFRLLVEQGPEGMAAGGIAERLGMANATLSFHLKELSQAGLVSSRQAGRFIYYSANFATMNQLVDYLTENCCQGASGVVGCVPSAKRKRKAS, from the coding sequence ATGGAAAAGAAAGCAGCCCTATCCGCCCTGGCCGGGCTCTCGCTAGGATCGCGGCTGGACATGTTCCGGCTGCTCGTCGAGCAGGGACCGGAAGGTATGGCGGCCGGCGGGATCGCCGAGCGTCTCGGCATGGCCAACGCCACGCTTTCGTTCCATCTCAAGGAACTGTCCCAAGCCGGGCTCGTGAGCTCCCGCCAGGCGGGGCGGTTCATCTACTACTCAGCCAACTTCGCCACCATGAACCAGTTGGTGGACTACCTGACCGAGAACTGCTGCCAGGGCGCGAGCGGCGTCGTCGGCTGCGTGCCGTCCGCGAAGCGCAAGCGCAAGGCTTCGTGA
- a CDS encoding DUF1579 domain-containing protein yields the protein MQPMRALALLATVAALGAAAQGPHDPLALVAAQKEAMKALAFMDGAWRGTAWTLLPSGEKRVITQTERIGPFLDGSVKVIEGRGYRDDGSTGFNALGIVSYDPARKAYSMRSWAMGRYGDFAFTPLADGYAWEIPAGPGATIRYSATIKGDTFREVGDRTVQGKDPLRIFEMDLKRVGDTGWPAADPVPAR from the coding sequence ATCCAGCCCATGCGCGCACTCGCCCTCCTCGCCACCGTCGCCGCTCTGGGCGCCGCCGCCCAGGGTCCCCACGACCCACTCGCCCTCGTCGCCGCCCAGAAGGAGGCCATGAAGGCCCTCGCCTTCATGGATGGCGCCTGGCGCGGGACGGCGTGGACGCTGCTGCCTTCCGGCGAGAAGCGCGTGATCACCCAGACCGAGCGCATCGGGCCGTTCCTCGACGGCTCGGTGAAGGTGATCGAGGGACGCGGCTATCGCGACGACGGCAGCACGGGATTCAACGCACTCGGCATCGTCTCCTACGATCCCGCGAGGAAAGCGTATTCGATGCGCTCGTGGGCGATGGGCCGCTATGGCGACTTCGCCTTCACGCCGCTCGCCGACGGATATGCGTGGGAGATCCCCGCAGGACCGGGGGCCACGATCCGCTACTCCGCGACCATCAAGGGCGACACCTTTCGCGAGGTGGGCGACCGCACCGTTCAGGGCAAGGATCCGCTACGCATCTTCGAGATGGACCTGAAGCGCGTCGGCGACACGGGATGGCCGGCGGCCGATCCCGTACCGGCCCGCTAG
- a CDS encoding alpha/beta hydrolase, whose translation MKKPAHVHLSDLRGFQRLAVDATVGLADLVEAMHHTITKVPGPLGKAPKGRTRGITGFVYRSVRGVTRLVGLSVDGLLGLLTPLIAEKRSSQERETVLAALNGVLGDYLAESGNPLAIAMGLRKSGTPVALNRAALAAAFPKPGGRVLVLLHGLCMNDLQWNREGHDHGAALARDLGYTPLYVHYNTGRHISANGRDFADLMETLLREWPHPVAQLAILGHSMGGLVARSACHYAALAGHDWRKRLDPLVMLGSPHFGAPLERAGTRVDYLLGISPYTAPFARLGKVRSAGIKDLSHGHLRDEDWQPKARAETMASHSPVPLPGGVRCYVIAASRQEHPPSPGARTRGDELVPVNSALGRHRDPRLSLAIPETSRWVGYGMGHFDLLSRGDVYEKIRGWLAAPSGRPGDAPRNP comes from the coding sequence ATGAAGAAGCCTGCCCACGTACACCTTTCGGACCTGCGTGGCTTCCAGCGGCTGGCCGTCGATGCCACCGTCGGCCTGGCCGACCTCGTCGAGGCCATGCATCACACGATTACCAAGGTACCCGGTCCGCTGGGCAAGGCACCCAAGGGACGCACGAGAGGCATCACGGGTTTCGTTTACCGGTCCGTTCGCGGCGTCACCCGCCTCGTCGGCCTGAGCGTCGATGGCCTGCTGGGCCTGCTCACGCCGCTCATCGCGGAGAAGCGCTCCTCGCAGGAGCGCGAGACGGTGCTCGCCGCGTTGAACGGAGTGCTCGGTGATTACCTGGCCGAATCCGGCAATCCGCTCGCCATCGCCATGGGCCTGCGCAAGAGCGGCACCCCGGTGGCCCTGAACCGCGCCGCCCTGGCTGCCGCATTCCCGAAGCCGGGCGGCAGGGTTCTCGTCCTGCTGCACGGCCTGTGCATGAACGACCTGCAGTGGAACCGGGAAGGCCACGACCACGGCGCGGCCCTGGCGCGGGACCTGGGCTACACGCCGCTGTATGTGCACTACAACACCGGCCGGCACATCAGCGCCAATGGCCGCGACTTCGCCGACCTCATGGAAACGCTCCTGCGCGAATGGCCGCACCCCGTCGCGCAACTGGCGATCCTGGGCCACAGCATGGGAGGCCTGGTGGCCCGCAGCGCCTGCCACTACGCCGCGCTCGCCGGCCATGACTGGCGCAAGCGGCTCGACCCGCTCGTAATGCTCGGCTCGCCCCACTTCGGCGCGCCGCTGGAACGCGCCGGCACGCGCGTGGATTACCTCCTGGGCATCAGCCCCTATACGGCGCCGTTCGCCCGCCTGGGCAAGGTTCGCAGTGCGGGAATCAAGGACTTGAGCCACGGCCACCTGCGCGACGAAGACTGGCAACCGAAGGCCAGGGCGGAGACGATGGCCTCTCACAGCCCGGTGCCGCTTCCCGGCGGAGTGCGCTGCTACGTGATCGCCGCCAGCAGGCAGGAACACCCGCCCTCCCCCGGAGCCAGGACCCGTGGCGACGAACTCGTGCCCGTGAACAGCGCCCTGGGACGGCACCGCGATCCGCGCCTGAGCCTTGCGATTCCGGAGACCAGCCGTTGGGTGGGGTACGGCATGGGACATTTCGACCTGCTCAGCCGCGGTGATGTGTACGAAAAGATTCGCGGCTGGCTTGCCGCCCCCTCCGGCCGCCCGGGCGACGCACCGCGGAACCCATGA
- a CDS encoding serine protein kinase RIO gives MKIPKRLQPLVDDGVIDSVVRQLMSGKEAMVFVVRCGAQTRVAKVYKEADKRSFRQAVDYTENRKTKNSRQARAMAKGTRFGREAQEKAWQSAEVDALYRLAAAGVRVPRPYNFHEGVLLMELVHNDEGNAAPRLNDVEFTPEIAVELHDLLIREVVRMLSAGVVHGDLSEFNILLGSEGPVIIDLPQAVDAAGNNHAPRMLVRDVDNLRRFFGRVAPELLDTDYGKEIWALYSSGKLHPDVALTGQFEQDDAAADVEGVMREIDDARLEEAARILRMQEAG, from the coding sequence ATGAAAATTCCGAAGCGACTGCAACCGCTCGTTGACGATGGCGTGATCGACTCCGTGGTGCGCCAGCTCATGAGCGGCAAGGAGGCGATGGTGTTCGTGGTGCGATGCGGCGCGCAGACGCGGGTCGCCAAGGTGTACAAGGAGGCCGACAAGCGCAGCTTCCGCCAGGCCGTCGACTACACCGAGAACCGCAAGACCAAGAACAGCCGCCAGGCGCGCGCCATGGCGAAGGGCACGCGCTTCGGGCGCGAGGCGCAGGAAAAGGCATGGCAGAGCGCGGAAGTGGATGCCCTTTACCGGCTCGCCGCGGCTGGCGTGCGCGTGCCCAGGCCCTACAACTTCCACGAAGGCGTGCTGCTGATGGAACTCGTCCACAACGACGAGGGCAACGCCGCCCCGCGCCTCAACGACGTGGAATTCACGCCGGAGATCGCCGTCGAGCTGCACGATCTCCTCATCCGCGAGGTCGTCCGCATGCTGAGCGCGGGCGTCGTGCACGGCGACCTGAGCGAATTCAACATCCTGCTGGGCTCCGAAGGCCCCGTGATCATCGACCTGCCCCAGGCGGTGGACGCGGCGGGCAACAATCACGCGCCGCGCATGCTGGTCCGCGACGTGGACAACCTGCGGCGCTTCTTCGGGCGCGTGGCGCCGGAACTGCTCGACACCGACTACGGCAAGGAGATCTGGGCGCTTTACAGCTCGGGCAAGCTGCACCCCGACGTCGCCCTGACGGGGCAGTTCGAACAGGACGACGCCGCTGCGGACGTGGAAGGTGTCATGCGCGAGATCGACGACGCGCGGCTCGAGGAGGCGGCCCGGATCCTGCGGATGCAGGAGGCCGGCTAG
- a CDS encoding dihydroorotase: MRNLISREWPGATQVMEAEIERHHDTLHAVGFRPSFYDHASCTLYPSRHADGSPADNHVLDGLPDEVVVVRACNRVLAVRMTLVAGFERGGYFFTKAAALRAAVEWNQTATLG; this comes from the coding sequence ATGAGAAACCTGATCAGCAGGGAATGGCCCGGCGCAACGCAAGTCATGGAGGCGGAGATCGAGCGCCACCACGACACCCTGCACGCCGTGGGATTCCGGCCCTCCTTCTACGACCACGCCTCCTGCACCCTGTATCCGTCGCGCCATGCGGACGGGAGCCCGGCGGACAATCACGTGCTGGACGGACTGCCGGACGAGGTGGTGGTCGTGCGGGCCTGCAACCGGGTGCTCGCCGTCAGGATGACGCTGGTCGCCGGTTTCGAGCGCGGCGGATATTTCTTCACGAAGGCGGCCGCCCTGCGCGCGGCCGTGGAGTGGAACCAAACCGCTACACTCGGGTAA
- a CDS encoding ATP-binding cassette domain-containing protein: MSASPILSVQGLGKRFAVGGGLFRRAAQVHAVVDASFSVPERASLGLVGESGCGKSTLARCLLRLVEPDAGRIVFEGEEVMGLARPALRSVRRRMQMVFQDPYASLNPRRTVAQTLAEPLRVHGLARGRDIEARVGAVLAEVGLPIDSAKRFPHEFSGGQRQRIGIARALVLEPHLIVADEPVSALDVSVQAQVLKLLEGLRDRHGLSLLFVSHDLGVVRHVCDRVAVMYLGRIVEEAPVPEIFDRPLHPYTQMLRAASPVPDPRARFALPRVIGEIPSAMDPPRGCAFHPRCPHAMARCSEELPPLVQVEAGRRVACHLHAAAGGAPAP; this comes from the coding sequence GTGAGCGCGAGCCCGATACTTTCGGTGCAGGGCCTCGGGAAGCGCTTCGCGGTCGGCGGCGGGCTCTTCCGGCGCGCGGCGCAGGTCCACGCCGTGGTCGATGCGTCGTTCTCGGTGCCGGAGCGCGCTTCCCTCGGGCTCGTCGGTGAATCGGGCTGCGGCAAGTCGACGCTGGCGCGGTGCCTGCTGCGGCTGGTCGAGCCCGACGCGGGCCGCATCGTCTTCGAGGGCGAAGAGGTGATGGGGCTTGCGCGGCCGGCGCTGCGCAGCGTCCGGCGGCGCATGCAGATGGTGTTCCAGGATCCGTACGCCTCGCTCAATCCGCGCCGGACCGTGGCGCAGACGCTTGCCGAGCCGCTGCGCGTGCACGGGCTGGCCAGGGGCAGGGACATCGAGGCGCGGGTCGGGGCGGTTCTCGCGGAGGTGGGCCTTCCCATCGATTCCGCGAAGCGCTTCCCGCACGAGTTCTCCGGCGGCCAGCGGCAGCGCATCGGCATTGCGCGGGCACTGGTGCTGGAGCCGCACCTGATCGTCGCCGACGAGCCCGTCTCGGCCCTGGACGTCTCGGTCCAGGCGCAGGTGCTCAAGTTGCTGGAGGGCCTGCGCGACCGGCACGGCCTGAGCCTGCTTTTCGTCTCGCACGACCTGGGCGTTGTGCGCCATGTGTGCGACCGCGTGGCGGTGATGTACCTCGGGCGCATCGTCGAGGAGGCGCCGGTGCCGGAGATCTTCGACCGCCCGTTGCACCCGTACACGCAGATGCTGCGCGCGGCCTCTCCCGTGCCGGACCCGAGGGCGCGCTTCGCGCTGCCGCGCGTGATCGGCGAGATACCTTCGGCGATGGACCCGCCTCGCGGGTGCGCGTTCCATCCTCGTTGTCCGCACGCGATGGCGCGGTGCAGCGAGGAATTGCCGCCGCTCGTGCAAGTGGAGGCAGGCCGGCGGGTGGCGTGCCACCTGCATGCGGCTGCGGGCGGGGCGCCCGCGCCCTGA
- a CDS encoding ABC transporter ATP-binding protein has translation MTEAAVLEVRDLTVEFRSRGAWHPAVRGVDFAIAPNETLAVVGESGSGKSVTALAVMGLVPAPSGRISAGSSIRLDGRELVGLPDKALDKVRGDRVAMIFQEPMTALNPTMTVGAQVAESVRTHRGLGAAASWKEAQRALDLVKVPSAAKRMGDYPHQFSGGMRQRVMIAMALACQPAVLLADEPTTALDVTIQAQVLSLIEDLKREYGLGVLFITHNLGVVALIADRVAVMYAGEIVETATVAALFEAPRHPYTEALLASMPRVDRDIGALEPIQGNVPSIRDIGAGCTFAPRCPLATQQCRTERPALVATGEARAVRCWVRGGTA, from the coding sequence GTGACTGAGGCGGCCGTGCTCGAGGTGCGCGACCTCACCGTGGAATTCCGCTCCCGCGGCGCGTGGCATCCGGCCGTGCGCGGCGTGGATTTCGCCATCGCGCCCAACGAGACGCTCGCCGTGGTGGGCGAGTCGGGCAGCGGCAAGAGCGTGACGGCCCTCGCGGTGATGGGGCTTGTGCCCGCGCCGTCGGGGCGCATCTCGGCTGGCAGCAGCATCCGCCTGGACGGCCGCGAGCTCGTGGGACTGCCCGACAAGGCGCTGGACAAGGTGCGCGGCGATCGCGTGGCGATGATCTTCCAGGAGCCGATGACCGCGCTCAATCCGACGATGACGGTGGGCGCCCAGGTGGCCGAAAGCGTCCGCACCCACCGCGGCCTTGGCGCAGCCGCCTCGTGGAAGGAGGCGCAGCGCGCGCTCGACCTGGTGAAGGTGCCCTCGGCGGCGAAGCGCATGGGCGACTACCCGCACCAGTTCTCCGGCGGCATGCGCCAGCGCGTGATGATCGCCATGGCGCTCGCGTGCCAGCCGGCGGTGCTGCTGGCCGACGAGCCGACGACGGCGCTGGACGTGACGATCCAGGCCCAGGTGCTCTCGCTCATCGAGGACCTGAAGCGCGAATACGGACTCGGGGTGCTCTTCATCACCCACAACCTCGGCGTGGTGGCGCTCATCGCGGACCGCGTGGCCGTGATGTACGCGGGCGAGATCGTCGAGACGGCGACAGTGGCGGCGCTCTTCGAGGCGCCGCGCCACCCCTATACCGAGGCGCTGCTCGCTTCCATGCCACGGGTGGATCGGGACATCGGTGCCCTCGAGCCGATACAAGGCAACGTCCCGTCGATTCGCGACATCGGGGCCGGGTGCACCTTTGCGCCGCGCTGCCCGCTGGCGACGCAGCAATGCCGCACGGAGCGGCCGGCGCTCGTCGCCACGGGTGAGGCGAGGGCGGTTCGCTGCTGGGTTCGCGGGGGCACGGCGTGA
- a CDS encoding ABC transporter permease, which translates to MSTPAVVLEPARGWTHRFRANPTSWLGLALIAAVVLAAVFASSIWPVDPLEQNIADRLMAPSAQYLLGTDSYGRDVLARLLHAARISLTISVLAITLAMVVGSAIGITAGYLGGWVDAAVTSLLDVLLSFPTLLLGLMVVAMLGPSIENLVIAIALTELAPFARVARAPTISLKGRDFVEAGRALGFSDLRLVVVHIIPNLLSEIVVVASMWLATAIRTEASLSFIGLGVKPPTPTWGGMIREGFENILDAPWLAVAPGIAILITVLGLNLLGDGLRDAIDPKAQRD; encoded by the coding sequence GTGAGCACGCCGGCCGTTGTCCTCGAACCTGCGCGCGGCTGGACGCACCGCTTCCGCGCCAACCCGACCTCGTGGCTGGGGCTGGCGCTCATCGCCGCGGTCGTCCTGGCCGCGGTCTTCGCTTCCAGCATCTGGCCGGTCGATCCGCTGGAGCAGAACATCGCCGACCGCCTCATGGCGCCGTCGGCGCAGTACCTCCTGGGCACGGACTCCTACGGGCGCGACGTGCTTGCGCGCCTGCTGCACGCCGCGCGCATCTCGCTCACCATCAGCGTGCTGGCGATCACGCTCGCGATGGTCGTGGGTTCCGCCATCGGCATCACGGCGGGCTACCTGGGCGGCTGGGTCGACGCGGCGGTCACGAGCCTCCTCGACGTACTGCTGTCGTTCCCGACGCTTCTTTTGGGCCTCATGGTGGTGGCCATGCTCGGGCCCAGCATCGAGAACCTCGTGATCGCGATCGCCCTCACGGAGCTCGCGCCCTTCGCGCGGGTCGCGCGCGCGCCCACCATCTCGCTCAAGGGCCGCGACTTCGTCGAGGCCGGGCGGGCGCTGGGGTTCTCCGATCTGCGTCTGGTGGTGGTGCACATCATCCCCAACCTGCTTTCCGAGATCGTGGTGGTCGCCTCGATGTGGCTCGCCACCGCCATCCGCACGGAAGCCTCGCTCAGCTTCATCGGCCTGGGCGTGAAGCCGCCCACCCCCACCTGGGGCGGGATGATCCGCGAGGGCTTCGAGAATATCCTCGACGCTCCCTGGCTCGCGGTGGCGCCGGGTATCGCGATCCTTATCACCGTCCTCGGCCTCAACCTGCTGGGCGACGGGCTGCGCGACGCCATCGATCCGAAAGCGCAGCGTGACTGA
- a CDS encoding ABC transporter permease, with protein MGEYLLRRLALAVPTLLLAMTAVFLLARVVPGDPALVILGDQASLEALAALRAKLGLDRSLPVQYFEFLGGILRGDLGRSLVTGKSVWSEVLAVIPYTIELTAAAILLGVLCGVPLGVYAAVNRNRLPDMLTRLFSLAGLSFPAFVSAILLLLVFAIQLRWFPVISAPKVDDPIDRLRHLALPALNLGLIMTAYVTRVTRSSMLNVLGEDYVRTARAKGIGANNVVWRHAVRNALIPVATVVGLYLGTMIGNSVLTEIVFNRPGLGKLILGALNQRDYTLLQGLMVFFAGFIVLANAATDIAYGIIDPRVRYR; from the coding sequence ATGGGCGAGTACCTGCTTCGTCGGCTTGCGCTCGCGGTGCCGACGCTGCTCCTCGCGATGACGGCGGTGTTCCTGCTCGCGCGCGTGGTGCCGGGCGATCCGGCGCTCGTGATCCTGGGCGACCAGGCGTCCCTCGAGGCGCTGGCGGCGCTACGCGCCAAGCTGGGCCTCGACCGGTCCCTCCCCGTTCAGTACTTCGAGTTCCTGGGCGGCATCCTGCGCGGGGACCTCGGCCGCTCGCTCGTCACGGGCAAATCGGTGTGGTCCGAGGTGCTGGCTGTGATCCCCTACACGATCGAACTCACGGCCGCGGCGATCCTCCTGGGTGTGCTGTGCGGCGTGCCGCTGGGCGTCTATGCGGCCGTGAACCGCAACCGGCTGCCCGACATGCTCACGCGCCTGTTCTCGCTCGCCGGCCTTTCCTTCCCGGCGTTCGTTTCCGCCATCCTGCTGCTGCTCGTCTTTGCGATTCAGTTACGCTGGTTCCCGGTGATCTCCGCGCCCAAGGTGGACGACCCGATCGACCGCCTGCGCCACCTGGCGCTGCCGGCCCTGAACCTGGGGCTCATCATGACGGCCTACGTGACGCGCGTGACGCGCTCCTCGATGCTAAACGTACTCGGCGAGGACTACGTGCGCACCGCGCGCGCCAAGGGCATTGGCGCGAACAACGTGGTCTGGCGGCACGCGGTGCGCAATGCCCTGATCCCCGTGGCCACCGTGGTGGGCCTCTACCTGGGCACCATGATCGGCAACTCCGTGCTCACCGAAATCGTCTTCAACCGGCCGGGGCTGGGCAAGCTCATCCTCGGCGCCCTCAACCAGCGCGACTACACGCTGCTGCAGGGGCTGATGGTCTTCTTCGCGGGCTTCATCGTGCTCGCGAATGCGGCCACGGACATCGCCTACGGGATCATCGACCCGCGCGTGAGGTACCGGTGA
- a CDS encoding FAD-binding oxidoreductase: MREADAIVVGGGLHGCSAALQLALRGRRVIVLERRHVGRHASGINAGGVRRLGRDLAEVPLSVQGMPYWHRIRELVGDDCGFTACGHVKVAESAQELETLEKRARTVRGLGFDHEEVIDAAEVRRLVPALAPHCVGAMVVRDDGAADPFRTTLAFGTRAREAGAAIEEGEAVVGIERQAGSWLVIGTRGRYRAPVVVNAAGAWAGRLAALVGDVFPMRTRASMMIVTERMPPFVLPVIGAVGRALSFKQSPSGTVIIGGGQQGRADLDQEQGWVDVTNLAKSAGAAAALFPRMRRARIVRSWCGIEAEMPDRLPVIDFSPGAPGFIHVFGFSGHGFQLGPICGVAVADLATRGTTDLPIASFAARRFAVAEAA; this comes from the coding sequence ATTCGCGAAGCGGACGCGATCGTGGTGGGCGGCGGGCTGCATGGCTGCTCCGCGGCCCTGCAGCTGGCGCTTCGCGGGCGCCGCGTCATCGTGCTCGAACGCCGTCATGTGGGCCGCCATGCCTCCGGCATCAACGCCGGCGGCGTGCGCCGGCTCGGGCGCGACCTCGCCGAGGTGCCGCTCTCCGTGCAGGGCATGCCCTACTGGCATCGCATCCGCGAGCTGGTCGGCGACGATTGCGGCTTCACCGCCTGCGGCCACGTGAAGGTGGCCGAGTCGGCGCAGGAACTGGAGACGCTCGAGAAGCGGGCACGGACCGTGCGCGGCCTGGGCTTCGATCACGAGGAAGTCATCGATGCGGCCGAGGTGCGCCGGCTGGTGCCCGCCCTCGCGCCCCACTGCGTCGGCGCGATGGTCGTTCGCGACGACGGCGCGGCCGATCCGTTCCGCACGACCCTTGCATTCGGCACGCGGGCCCGGGAGGCGGGGGCCGCGATCGAGGAAGGCGAGGCGGTCGTGGGCATCGAGAGGCAGGCCGGGTCGTGGCTGGTCATCGGCACGCGCGGGCGCTATCGCGCGCCGGTGGTCGTGAACGCCGCGGGCGCATGGGCGGGGCGGCTCGCGGCGCTCGTCGGGGACGTGTTTCCGATGCGCACGCGCGCCTCGATGATGATCGTCACCGAGCGCATGCCGCCCTTCGTTCTTCCCGTGATCGGCGCGGTGGGACGCGCGCTTTCGTTCAAGCAATCGCCATCGGGAACCGTGATCATCGGCGGCGGGCAGCAGGGTCGTGCCGACCTCGACCAGGAGCAGGGCTGGGTCGACGTCACGAACCTGGCCAAGTCCGCCGGGGCGGCCGCCGCGCTCTTCCCGCGCATGCGCCGGGCGCGCATCGTGCGCTCCTGGTGCGGCATCGAGGCGGAAATGCCCGATCGCCTGCCGGTGATCGACTTCTCGCCCGGGGCGCCCGGATTCATCCATGTGTTCGGCTTCTCGGGTCACGGCTTCCAGCTCGGGCCCATCTGCGGTGTCGCGGTGGCCGACCTGGCTACGCGCGGCACGACCGACCTGCCGATCGCTTCCTTCGCGGCGCGGCGGTTCGCGGTCGCCGAGGCTGCCTGA
- a CDS encoding FAD-dependent oxidoreductase, with product MHGRRAPGHAHPPAGRSARAVSTPFDFVVIGGGPAGLAAAVQARQLGLTVTLIDEQPEPGGQIYRAVERAEAEGRAAALGEEYRHGLALARAFRDCGATYLASHQAWQVERDGRVFATDGTASRLIEGHRVLVAVGAIERPVPIPGWTLPGVMTVGAAQILHKSIGLLPDAGVWIAGSGPLTLHFAAEIVAAGGRVAGILDTARASIPGTALAHLGGVLRGWRYLAKGLGYLAQLRMADIRRVTGVEAVEAAGDSRLERVRWRVGSQWNEAPASGLLLHEGVIPNTQVTLALGCAHDWDPVQQCFRPRADAFGATDVEAIIVAGDCGGIGGARVAECRGRLAALGAAAALGRITPEDRDRRAEPVRRELEGHDAIRGFLDALYSPAPELLAPSDDVVACRCEGVTAGRIREAVSLGCLGPNQVKSFTRCGMGPCQGRMCGPTVTGVIAAALGVLPQEVGTFRIRPPLKPLRLGELAALADEERAA from the coding sequence ATGCATGGTCGTCGTGCGCCCGGGCATGCGCATCCGCCGGCAGGAAGGAGCGCGCGAGCTGTGAGCACCCCATTCGATTTCGTGGTCATCGGCGGCGGCCCGGCAGGCCTGGCGGCCGCTGTGCAGGCGCGCCAACTCGGTCTCACCGTGACGCTCATCGACGAGCAACCCGAGCCGGGTGGCCAGATCTACCGGGCCGTCGAGCGCGCGGAAGCGGAAGGCCGCGCCGCCGCGCTGGGCGAGGAGTACCGCCACGGCCTGGCGCTCGCGCGCGCGTTCCGCGATTGCGGCGCCACGTACCTCGCCTCGCACCAGGCCTGGCAGGTCGAGCGCGACGGGCGCGTGTTCGCCACCGACGGAACGGCGAGCCGCCTCATCGAAGGACACCGCGTCCTCGTGGCCGTGGGCGCGATCGAGCGCCCCGTGCCCATTCCCGGCTGGACGCTGCCGGGAGTGATGACGGTGGGCGCGGCCCAGATCCTGCACAAGTCGATCGGGCTGCTGCCGGACGCGGGCGTGTGGATCGCGGGCAGTGGCCCCCTCACCCTGCATTTCGCCGCCGAGATCGTCGCGGCGGGCGGCCGCGTCGCCGGCATTCTCGACACGGCCCGTGCGTCGATCCCGGGCACGGCGCTGGCGCATCTCGGCGGCGTCCTGCGCGGCTGGCGATACCTTGCCAAGGGCCTGGGTTACCTCGCGCAGCTGCGCATGGCGGACATCCGGCGCGTGACCGGCGTCGAGGCCGTGGAGGCTGCGGGCGATTCGCGCCTGGAGCGTGTGCGCTGGCGCGTGGGGTCGCAGTGGAACGAGGCGCCGGCCAGCGGGCTGCTGCTGCACGAGGGCGTGATTCCCAACACGCAGGTGACGCTTGCCCTCGGCTGCGCGCACGACTGGGACCCGGTGCAACAGTGCTTCCGGCCCCGCGCGGACGCATTCGGCGCAACAGACGTGGAGGCGATCATCGTCGCGGGCGATTGCGGCGGGATCGGCGGCGCGCGCGTGGCGGAATGCCGTGGCCGCCTGGCAGCGCTGGGTGCGGCGGCGGCGTTGGGCCGCATTACGCCCGAAGATCGCGACCGGCGTGCGGAGCCGGTGCGCCGCGAGCTGGAAGGACACGATGCGATCCGCGGCTTCCTCGACGCGCTCTACTCGCCAGCGCCCGAGCTCCTTGCGCCCTCGGATGACGTCGTTGCGTGCCGGTGCGAAGGCGTGACGGCCGGCCGCATCCGCGAGGCGGTGTCGCTGGGCTGCCTCGGACCCAACCAGGTGAAATCGTTCACGCGCTGCGGGATGGGGCCGTGCCAGGGGCGGATGTGCGGCCCGACGGTCACCGGGGTCATCGCGGCCGCCCTTGGCGTGCTGCCGCAGGAGGTAGGCACCTTCCGCATCCGCCCGCCGCTCAAGCCACTGCGCCTGGGCGAACTCGCCGCGCTCGCCGACGAGGAGCGCGCCGCTTGA